GGACACTCAGCTCACGATCTCGGAATCTGACAGTCAACGCTACAAACGCTGTTTGGAGACCAGGGAGAGCGTAAGTGAGGACGAGAGGGAGCTGCTGCAGCAGGAGCTGAAGGACATGGAGCTAGAGGAGGCGAGGCTGGTgcaggagctggaggagctggagaagAGCCGAGAAAGAGCAGCCGTAGCTCTTGAGGCAGCCCAGGCAGAGACTGAGACGCTGGACCTGCAGGAAAGGCAGTACCAGAGAGAGTATGGTAAATTGCTGTGGCAACAATTGGAACTGCAAGACGAGCTGAGGAGTGTGGAGAACCGGCTGCGGTACGCCGAGACCCAGCTAGCCTGGCTGGAGAAAACCAACACCTTCAGGTCAACGTTCGTGATCCACCATGACGGCCCTTTGGCCACCATCAATAACTTCAGGTTGGGCTGCCTCCCCACGGTCCCCGTGTCCTGGAGTGAGATTAATGCAGCCTGGGGGCAGACAGCCTTGCTGCTCCGGGCCCTGTCTAGTACAATTGGACTGGAGTTTCAGAGGTTTCAAGTCATCCCCTGTGGAGACCATTCCTATCTGAAGTCTTTAACAGACGATACCATTGAGCTGCCATTGTTCTGTAACAGGCGGCAGAGTGCTTACTTTTATAAGTTTGACCAGGCGATGATGGCTTTCCTGGACTGCATGCAGCAATTCaaggaagaggcagagaagggcGCATCGGGGGTCTACATGCCCTATAGGATTCATGCGGAGAAAGGCCTGATGGAAGACCCTGGAGCCAGTGGCGAATTCTGCTCCATTAGAACCCACCTGAACTCAGAGGAACGGTGGACACAGGCACTAAGGCTCATGCTTATAAACTTTAAGTGGAGTCTTGCTTGGGTCTCCTTACGGTATTGTCAAAAATAACGTTTTTTCTATGAAGGAGAGGGATTCTTTTTGCTTTCAAATAACGTTATTTGTGGAAACTCTTATAAAATGTTATCGCTGTCTTTCCCAGCAAGTCTCTGTCCTACCTTTTCTTGTCCCCGCTTCCCCACCTGGACAAATTCAAATCAACAGCAGAgattaaattacaaaatgatgAGATTACTCCTGTAAAAAGGGATAAAAGGCTACAGAGGGAAATAACTgaaggtggggagggtggagatgagaggaaggggcGTGGTAAAGAGAAAAGTAGAGGTCTTCAAGtttttgatgagaaaataaaagtaattggGCCACTGATGTGGGTAGTAGAACTTTCGGAGTGGGACATTCAAAGATTATTAAGTTTTTGCTGTGATGCAGAGTAAATTCCTCCTCTTCATCCCTgagaaactttaaataaatttctacACATTCTCCAATGATTTAAAATGAGAAGTGTCATTGGGCTGCGCCATTATGTTGAGACGAACTTGGGGGTgaagggtggggatggggtggccAAAGATGACTGTTTTGGTTCATGGATCACTTCAATGGTCAGTTAAGGGTCACGAGGTGACTCTTCATAAAGAGCTAACGACTGAAAAAAAGTGAGCAAGAGGGCTTTACAGTGGATCATGTTATACACATGCTTCTCCAGtgttcttagaataaaatcccaaatcTTTGCCATGGCTTTTGGTCCTGGGTGGTCTGTCCCTGGCTCTTCCCTCTCCAGGCTTACCTCACACTTCCCCCAGTGTCTTTCTCTCCTGGGAGGTGCCAAGTCCATCACCCGTCCTCTACCCTTTGCCCTTGCTCTTCTCTGCCAGGATCTTCTAAGCAAACGATAAACTTCCTGAGAGCTACTTCAGCTTTCTAGTCCAGACGGTCCCTAGAACAGCCCCTCAAAGAGACGAAGCACGTATAAATAGAAGTGGTTGTGGGAAATGAGGACAGGAAGGTGATTAATCTGTCACAGACTCAGAGGTGACCGAAAACTCTACTAAGAGATCGGTGAAATAAATTACAGTCGAAGCATCTGATGGAATACCACATAGGCATTAAAATGTTACAACACAATATGTGATTACGTACTATTTAAAGGCAATGCTtataatatattaagtaaaaaggTTAGGCTATAAAACCTGTATTATGAAAATCAAAAAGTATTTAGAGAAAAAAGTTCCAAGAATGTACATATTCCTTGAATAtatgaagatattttgatgaaaattttatatttaaaagataaagctTTCCATTTGAGATTAGGAAAAAGATACTGGCTGTCAGCATTTCTCTTTAACATGGGCTGGTCGTCCTACCTAGCAccatacatttttagaaaacgGTATAAAGAttagaaggtaaaaataaaattatttgcatatgTTATAACTGTATAATAATGTccaaataattaaacaatttgAATAAGTGAATTAAGAAATTCATTGACTACAATATAAAAACCAAATGTATATATCaacgtaagaaatgtccaaacctgtagagaatttttataagagtttgagTTAAACTTacaacatatgccagggagcaggATTTCAAATGCTCCACAGAGTAAcagttttactgtttcttttatgcatttcaaTTAAGGAAGCTTGTGTTTGACtcctttagatacctcatataagtggaattgtcCTTCTATGACTGGCTTAGATAAAtccattttagaaaaaagaagtTCCACGCTACTAGAAGTGAGGTCTGGGACAGTTGCCCCAGCATCACGTAGGAGCGTATAAGAAATGCAAACATTCATTGGGGGATTCCACCCAAGTCTTACTGAATCCCCATTTTCCTTTTAAGAGAGGGATGGAATGAAGAGAGAAGCGTGGGCCCACCAACAGCCTAGACTCAGCAGGGCTGGGATTCAGCGTGTGTTGCAGTGGGCAGGGTTGCTGCTGAGAGACAGACACAATGGAGAAGCAGGAAAGAGCAGTCTTAGAGGATTGTCAATACCACGGTGAGGAGTTTGAATTTCTAGTCCGTGCAGAGCCACTGAAACCccccgcccacccacccacctggaCCACTACAGACACTTCACCAGAAGTCGTAGACTTGTAATTCAGAAGGTTCACAACAGAAGCAGTGCAGAGTCTAGAGGACTGGCCACTGCTCAAGTCAGAAAGCCCGGAGGTGGGGTGTCCTCGAAAACACCAGGCTTAGAGGCATCCATGAAGGGAATGGCAGGTGTTAGAGAATCAGGCAAATAAACAGAAGTGAGAAAAAGAGGTCCCAGAAAGTCAAAACAAGAGTCAAGAAAATTAGATCTTTGTGGGTTTTGAGAAGATAATTGTCAGAGTGGTGATGGCAAGATCCAGGGGGCAGACAGAAGAGTGAAACAGGGAAGTAAGTGGAGATGGTAAATGTGTTCAACTCTTTTGAAATCTTTGACCATCAGGAGAAAGATATAAAGCAGAGGACTTTGAAATGGACAAATCTGACAATTTTTACAGGTTGAAGAAGAAAGATATagtagaaaagattaaaaatactgtatgtaTATGGGAGGAGGTGAAGATGGAGGGGTTGAAATTAATTGACAATAGGAGTCTAATCATGAAGGAATTGGGGAGGCTTAttctgttttttggggggagactTATTGAACAGGAGACAATACAGCTCTTCGAGACTAGTGAGAAGGTGGGAGAAGATGTGGATACAGATCATTTGTAACAGGGTGTTGGCGAGAAGTAACTCAGGCAACTTTGAGGAGGGACGGGTGGAGGGAATGTACATGTGGTGTGAGGGAGTTGGGGTGGAGAAGGAAACTAGACCGAGCTCCAAAACCTTCAgtaaggagagggagaggggcatGGGTGACAGGTTGAAGAAGTCCTATGGGGACTATTTTGAGCTAAAAGCAGCTGAGCCCATgagggctcaagagaaacttctgctccctccctccaccccatttAACTACtaagaagaatttgaattagaggcCTTGTCCATAAtaagattatcagagataacctcttttgacctATTTATAAGGCAAGGGGAATTGCTAATTACTGAACATGTGCTCTTATGTCCTGCAtatgaccttcctcccctctgaagccccaaggtgatTCCTCGCTCAGAATGTCATATGTACCTCATGTCCCTTTTGGTCTTTGAACCTCTAGTGTATGTGTGGTTCCCGTGAGCAcctatgtattaaatttggttctTTTCCTCTTGTTAATCCAGCTCATGCAAATTTAATTATTAGATCCTTGAGGGTAGAGGAcagtttcttcttcttcacataacattgtattagtttaaggtattcaacataatgatttgatatttggaTATATTGTGAGATGATCACCACAAACGGTCCAGTTAATATCCATCcccacacagttacaattttttttttcttgtggtgagaaactttaagatctactctctcagcaccTTTCAAATATACACCACAGTGTTGGTACCTGTAGAtgccatgctgtatattacatctcaGGActcacttattttataactgaaagtttgtaccttttgagctCCTTCACCCATTGCCCTACCCCGAGCCGccacctctggcagccaccaatctgttctctgtgtaaGTTGGAgtttttttcttagcttttgtttttttcagactcgacatataagtgagattatgcagtatttatctttctgtttcacTTAACCTTCAACttgttaaagaaataatactacatatatagtatattatatatgtataaactttaagtttgaaaaatgtcatgattagaagttgaaaaaaaattctagctcCCTAGCTTTGGCCATGTGTAAGCTAAATTAATGGGAactaggtatttattttaaaggagggcgcagctcacagtggcttgttgtggggatcaaaccgacaaccttggtgctactagcaccgtgctctaaccgaCGGatctaaccagccacccctaggtattttcttttccttttttttctttgttttaaagattttattggggaaggggaacaggactttattagggaacagtgtgtacttccaggccttttttccaagtcaagttgttgtcctttcaatcttagttgtggagggtgccgttcagcttcgagttgttgtcctttcagtcttagttgtggagggcacagctcagctccaagtccagttgccgttgctagttgcagggggcacagcccaccatcccttgcgggagtcgaaccggcaaccttgtggttgagaggatgcactccaaccaactgagccatctgggaggcagctcagctcaaggtgccgtgttcaaccttagttgcagggggcggagtggagcccaccatcccttgcgtgactcaaggagttgaactggcaaccttgcggttgagagcccagtggcccatgtgggaatcgaactggcagcctttggagttaggagcatggagctccaaccacctgagccaccggaccggccccctaggtattttcttttaactttcatttcatcttctataaaatagagataatagtaCTACTTTCATCTAATAATGGGGattcagtgaaaatatttaaaatgctcagtaaagtacttggtatattttattactatcattatcataattataaagatataaaCATCCTTGTACTTAAAAATGCATGTACTTACGTGACATTTATGACTATTTCTACATCACAAATTCCTGGATAGGGAATTTTTGAGTGAATAAGtatgaatactttttaaattaaaaaaatatttaccaggggttggccgattagctcagttggttagagcacagtcctaataacaccaaggttgccagttcaatccccacatgggccactgtaagctgtgccgtccttaaaaaaaataataatagtaatttactAAATATTGCTCCACACCAATTGTACCTAGACCCACCCTAAATTTGGGAAACCAACTATAGAAGTACAAGTGGAGGCCACATAGCATGTTTAAATACCTAAAATAAATCAAGCTACAGACTAATCAATAAAAATACGTTCTATCCTCCATGACAAATTGACCTTCATCATTACCAGAAAGGCCAGTTTCCAGTTTAGTATTCTTGGACAAGTTGAAGTTCCAGGCTGGGACCGTCTGTGAGGGTCACAGCTCATGGCccatctccctttctcttcccatctctctctctcttctccataaGGGAAAAGCCTCTCGTGCTCCCATGTGAACACATCAGCCTCAAGCTTCACACCCAAGCTTCATGCACAGCCCTGCAGTCAATCAGTCTCCAGGTGGCCACTCCTCCAGGCCAGAGGTGCACACACAGGCAGCACAGTTGCCCTTGGGAAAATGGATGACGGAAAGAGACCTATGCAGTTCCTGACATGTACACTGGGCCACTCGCGTGGAGAAGTGCAGGGTCCTGGCTATCAAGTATGATCCAGAAGGGCGGTGGGCTGCGGGCTCTATGAGAGTCTGCTGTCTTAACCCCATAGAATCTTCCCCACAGTGGGAGGTCTGGAGCCGATCAAGGCCAGAATGGCGTCCTCTAACTTACAGAGAGGTCCCTCTGGCTCATGTTTAAGGGGGTACTGGTTTTATCGGTTTATATTCCTCCCATCAAAGATGCCCATTTCATCACAGCACATTTAACACTGAataacatcaaattaaaaatactttctaatctAGTACATGAAAAAGTCTCAGTGCTGTTTCTACTTGAGTTTCTATAATCATTGTTAAACCTTTTGGTGTTTACAGGCCATTTGAATCTCCTCTCTTGTGAACtaagacaatttttatttatttttccattgaattgcAAGAGTTTTTTGTATATTAGGAAAATCAACAGTTTGCCACACGAGTTGCAAACatccccccgacacacacacaatttccctTTGATCATATTTATAATGGGGTTGGTCATGTAGAagtttttacttttacattttatgtggTCAAGATTgattgtcttttcctttatggcttcCGAGGTTTGTCTCATGGTGAGATAGATGGTCTCCCCTCcaagattataaaattatagacccatggtttgtttttcttctagtaCATTacagtttcattgtttttacatgaaaatatttgatccatctggaatttatatAACTGTGAGATTTGATTTAGGGCTCATGCTCTCCTTTTATTCCAAATGGCAAGCTCATCGTCTCAActgcatttattaaataatccaCCCTTTGGTAGCGATAGTCCGACTTGCATGTGGGGTGGctacattttttccctttaacaaaACTCTAAACTCCTCA
Above is a window of Rhinolophus sinicus isolate RSC01 linkage group LG12, ASM3656204v1, whole genome shotgun sequence DNA encoding:
- the BECN2 gene encoding beclin-2 encodes the protein MSSVRFLCQCCRQPLKLTQSAETSQPPVASQLPSAQGEPGETLEEGPTFKGERDTEKLQVGAACRTPPGDGRMSRYSPHIFTLLGKLSSGRTLHSIQKTIRGIFDILSGEEDLVHPLCQDCTDSLLEQLDTQLTISESDSQRYKRCLETRESVSEDERELLQQELKDMELEEARLVQELEELEKSRERAAVALEAAQAETETLDLQERQYQREYGKLLWQQLELQDELRSVENRLRYAETQLAWLEKTNTFRSTFVIHHDGPLATINNFRLGCLPTVPVSWSEINAAWGQTALLLRALSSTIGLEFQRFQVIPCGDHSYLKSLTDDTIELPLFCNRRQSAYFYKFDQAMMAFLDCMQQFKEEAEKGASGVYMPYRIHAEKGLMEDPGASGEFCSIRTHLNSEERWTQALRLMLINFKWSLAWVSLRYCQK